TTAAATTCTTCAACAATAACTTTATCCTAGACCGCAGTTTTCCAAATTGGTATGGTTAATGGATTAAATCGTCAATACCAATCGATAAACCCTCATAAAAAATATTTCGTCCGATTTGACTTATCCAGCACTGTCGTCAGTCGCATGAATCATTAGCACAAGGCCGTCGGCTATTCATTGTAAAAAAAGGAAGAAACAAAATGAACAAACAGGTGGTGTACATCAACTCGGATTCTTTAGGGCAGGGAGATGTTGAACTCGGAAAAAAACTTCTTGTCGTCTATCTGGAAACGCTCCTTGATTTTGCCGGAGATATCTCCCATATCCTGTTGATTAATTCAGGAGTAAAGCTTGCATGTGACGGCTCGGAAGTTCTCGGGATATTCGAGGAGCTCAGTGGCATGGACATTAAAATTCTTGCATGCGGAACCTGCCTGAATCATTTCGGCATTATGAAAACATTAAAATCCGGCACCGTTTCTAACATGTTTACGATAATCGACGTGAAGACAAAATCCTCCAGGATACTCATGCCCTGATTACTTAAAATGAAAAGGAGAGGATGAATGGATATCCATCACCTTAAGATTTTCTCCTCGGTATACCGGGAAAAAAGTTTTACCAAGGCTTCCTCAGCACTTCATATCAGTCAGCCGACAATCAGCGAGCATATCAAAAATCTTGAAAAGGAACTCGGCTGCAACCTCTTTGACCGGCTCGGACGCACGATAATACCTACAAAAGAAGCTGATTTTCTTTTCCCGCGCGCATTAAAAATCATGGAAGACATTGACCGGCTCCATGATGATCTTTTTTCGACCAGCGATGAAATCAAGGGAGAAATTATCATCGGCGCTAGCACCATCCCCGGAACATACATTCTGCCGTCACTGGCGGTTCAATTCAAAAAGAAGCATCCCGGAGTTTCCTTTGAAATCAAGATCGAGGACACCGAAAGAATAACCCGGATGGTCTTGAATCATGAACTGCTCTGCGCAGTGGTCGGCGCTCGCATGGAGCCGGAAAAACTCTATTACATCCCTATTGTGGAAGATGAACTGGTCCTGGTCGGCCTGGATACGGTGATCCCGGACAATATCGGCTCGATAATCGATCTGTACCATCTTCCTTTTCTGAACCGGGAAAAAGGCTCAGGCACCCGGAAGATAATGGAGGATTTTCTGGCCCGGGCCGGGGCGGAACCAGACCGGCTTGATATCGTGGCAACTCTCGGCTCAACCGCAGCCGTAAAAGAAGCGGTCAAGGCCGGGCTCGGAGTCTCCATTCTTTCCAGACTTGCAGTCCAGGAAGAGCTTCATAAAGGATCATTCAGGATTTTGCCGATTAAAGGCCTTGCAATGAAGCGCAGTTTCTACTGGATTGGTCATAAAAAGCGGACACTTCCGAACCAGTATCAGGCATTTAATACCTTTATTACCAAATCCTTATGATTTCAAAAGACTCCTGCTGTTATTGATTTTTCTCTTTGGTAAATACCAGGAGTGTGCGATGGGCCCGAGAGAAGGGCAGTGCGCATGAAACTTTTTGGGTAAGAGAATACCTGGACAAAATGGTTTTGTGCTGAATAGCGAGAAGTTCTTCTTCCGCCTTTGGACCTTTCATGCAGATAATTTTGCCATTGACCGCACAATAAGGATCCACAAGCCTCAGAAAGCTTTCCATGTCTGTAAAGGCCCTGCTGGTGATCAACGAAAACGGGCCGATGGCTGAAACTTGCTTTTGTTCCAGCCTTTGAGAAAGAACCGAAATATTTTGAAGCGCAAGGGTCCTTATGACGTGCTTCAAAAACGAAACCCGCTTTAAGCGCGGCTCAACCAGCGTTACCTGCAGTTCACGGCAGACGGCCTGCAGGACAAGACCGGGAAAACCTGCGCCGCTTCCGACATCGAGAAGACTTGCCGACTCCCGGGACTCTATGATTTTAAGAAGGGTGAGGGAATCTAAAAAATGATTTTCAAGGATCTGCTCGGGCGCGGCCTGGGCAACAAGATTCATTTTCTTGTTCCAGCGGCAGAGTTCTTCAAAGTACCGGCAGAGTAAGCTGATTGTCTGCCGGTCAACTTCAAGGCCCATGATCGCCAGGCCTTTTATCAGAAAATCATCAGGTTTCATAAAGACAGGAGAAGTCCGGAGAGCAGGAAAGAACCCGGCTACTGGATATCTTTGACCTTAATGGTCATATTATTCCATGGCAGAATTTCCCTGACCGCCTGCTCACCGTGGAGCTGTCCGCATGCGGCGCTCTGGAAAAGTCCGTTATCGATCCGACAGATAAAGGTTTTATCGCCGAAGTCGATTTCAATAACGCTCGATGCCATATCAATGCCCTGAGCGCTGAAAAAATCCGCAAGCGAAGAGCCCTTCAGAGACTCCTTGCCGGCAGCATCCAAAACTTCAAGGATATGCGTGGCAAGTTCAGTCGGGTCGATGGGCTTGATAAGATGCTTGATGCCGCCAAGCTTGTTCACTCTTTTGTGCATCTCCGGAAAATCAAAGATACTCATGGCCATGAAAGGAACAATGGAATGATTCAACTGAATATGGGCCATGAGCTCAAAGCCATCCATTTCAGGCATTTTGAGGGCCGTCACAACCAGGTCGACATGGGCGGTTTCCAGGACCCGTAAGGCGAGTTTACCGTTGGCCGCCGTAAGAACCGTAAACTTATTCGCATATTCTTTCAGGGACGCTGACAGGGTAGCCAGAAAAGACTTGTCATTATCAACCAGCAACACTGTTTTGGGCCCGGTATTGATAATTTTCTTGGGGGTTCCTATAAAAAAATCATCGACAAGAATCCCTTTTACAAAATTACAGATGCCTTTTTCTTTATCGGCCATCTGGATTTCAAGGCGAAAATTTTTCAGTTCCATCTTGAGGATATCAAGAAAACGAAAAAGAGGGATGCCCTTTTTTCTGACTGGTGCCGGCAGTGGCGTTCCAGCCGCATCTGCATGCGGGGCTAAGGTTTTCTGCCCACCGCCATCGGCAAGATGTTTCTCCGCCGCTGTAGCACTTTCCTCCGGGGCGGGCTGAGTCTTTCTATGGGTACGACCATCCCGGTGAGTTATCTTGACGAGTTCCTCAAGCTCTGAGGTGGTGGTATCCTGAACGCGGTCCGCCTCAACTCCCAGAAGTTCGTCTAGTATATTCCCCATGGTGGATTTCTCTTTATTATCTTAATCTTTGCCCGTCCCTGCCATAATCTTTACTATAAGAACAAGGCCGTAAATGTGTCAATCTATTCCCGGATGGACACGTAAAAAGTCCATCGTACCGCATAAGATGGCTAGATAAAAAGTTGCTATACAAGGAGTAGTGGCGTAGCGAAAGCGGAGGCATACATTTTGGTATGTCGAGCATATTGCAAACCCACTACGACACAGAAGAGCAACTTTTTATGACGCCATCATTCTCTGTGAAATTATTTGTCGGAAGGCGGGTTATCGAGTCGCACCGAAACCGAGCGGGCATGGGCGGTGAGACCTTCCAGCCCGGCCAATCTGAGGATATGCTGGGCATCGTGGACGAGCTGCTCCCTGGAATAGGAGATAATGCTCGATTTTTTTTGAAAAGTTTCGACGCCGAGGGCTGACGAGAACCTTGCGGTTCCCATAGTGGGGAGAACATGATTCGGGCCTGCGACATAATCTCCGGCTGCCTCCGGAGAATGGTCGCCTAGAAAAATCGCGCCTGCGTGCCGGATTTTAGAGAGAAGCGCCTGAGGATCGGCAACCATGAGCTCCAGATGTTCGGCAGCGATTTTGTTGGCAATCTCCACCGCCTCATCCAGATCTTCAGCGATAAGAATGACTCCTCGATCTTTGAGCGATGTTCGCGCGATGCTCTGACGGGAGAGGAGCCCAAGCTGAATTTCAAGCTCCTTGTTTACCTGGGTTGCAATATTTTTACTGGTAGTGACCACCATTGCCAGGGCCTGAGGATCGTGCTCAGCCTGGGCCAGCATATCAGCGGCGATATACGCCGGATGTGCGGTTTCATCGGCAACAATCAGCACTTCGCTGGGGCCGGCGATCATATCAATCCGCACCCGCCCGGAAACCTGCCTTTTTGCTTCGGTCACATACTGATTTCCCGGGCCGACAATGACATCAACCGGGCGTAAATTCTGCGTGCCGTAAGCCAGCGATGCAATGGCCCAGGCGCTGCCGATTTTATATATTTCCCGGATGCCGATTTTTTTGGCAGCAAGAAGAAGGGCCGGATTTACTTTGCCGTGTTTGTCTGCAGGAGTCACCAGAACAATACGTTTCACCCCGGCGATAACCGCCGGAATGCCGTTCATCAGCACCGAGGAGACCAGCGGGGTCTGGCCGCCCTGGCCGCCCGGCACATAGAGGCCGGCGGAATCAACAGGATTCACCAGACGTCCGGTAATCGTGCCATGATCCCCGGTAATCGTCCATGACTCTTCTTTTTCTCTAAGATGAAAGGTCCGGATCCGCTCGATGGCGAAATCCAGGGTTTCCTGAATCGCAGCAGCAACTTGTGATTCTGCGGCATCAAGCTCTTCGCGGCTTACTTTAAGCTGCTCGCCGGTGATTTCAGGAGAATCAAATTTCCGGGTATATTGAAGCACTGCCGCTTCGCCGTTTTCCCGCACATTGGCAATAATCTCAGAAACAGCATCCTTGCATTGACTGCCGGTGGGCTGAAATCGGTCCAATAAATCGTTGAGGTATTTTTTGCCCTCCGGCGAGACCGTTTTATACGGGGGTATTATCATTGTCTTGTGCTTCCTCTATGAACTGAAACGGTGCCCGAACCCGAAGATTTTATGCCTTTTGAAAAGCTTGGCACAACTGGTTAATTTATCCACTGTTCCTGTTCAAAATAACTCACCCGCCGCGCGAGCCGAACAGGCCGAATCGACATGGGACAAAAGGATCTTTTCCCTCTTTGGTTAATAACGCAGCGATTGCCTTGCAAGGGCCACAGGTGATTCGGCTGGAGTTATTAATCCTTTTTGATGGTTTTAATCGTATCCTTGCTATAGCCGACTATGCCGCCGTATTGTTCCACAAAAATTTTGTTATCGTCTTCTTCATAGGCCTGCGTAAAAATAGACCTCCCATCGGTAAATGTAATTATATATTGGGATATCTGGTTTACGCTCTTCTTGATCAATTCACCGAACACCCAGCCGGTGATACCTTCATGAATACCCTCTAAAATCTGCACTCGGCAGGCCACGAGGTCATAACCCTCGCTATACAGATTCATATATGAAGGTCCTGGTTCATTTTCCGGTGAAAGATACGCATCCTTCATTTTAAAAGGGACTTCCTCGAGGATTTGAACCGGCGTGGGGGTGTCGATCTCGACGATATTCTGAGAATTATAGTTGGTCCGCCGCCCATCTTTAAATAGCGGCTGCTCGATGCGCTGCCGCCAGATATCGGATTTCAACGTTGCGGCAAGGGTTTCACTGATAAATACCAGTGCGCCACTTTGTACGGTATTGCGGTTTTCAGCGGCTATGACATTTGAAGATAAGACAAAAAACATAAGCAGCAAAACTTGCAACCCGTAAAGGCGCATTGTTCCCGACCTTTTAATTAACCCCTCGTGACTATTCATTTTGTTCATCATAAAACATATCCTGAATCAAGGAATTTCATGGCGAAAATCTTTATACCCGCCCACATAATAATAAGAAAAACTAAATCTGTCTCCCGGATTGACAGCACAACTATATCAAATCAAAAGCAAGGGGAAAATATCAGACCCGGCGTGAGGAGAATTCCTAGAAATTCTCGCTGTAATTTTCAACTGTTGGATAGCGCCTGCCGTAGCCGAAGGCCTTGGATGTCACCTTTAATCCCATTGGAGCCTGTTTTCTTTTATACTCGTTTCGGTTCACCCGGTTAACCACATCGGTAACAATTTCCCGATCAAAACCCATTTGAATTATTTCAGCCATTCCCTTGTTTTCTTCCAGATAGGCGGCAAGGATCGGATCAAGTATTTCATAGGGCGGCAGGTCGTCCTGGTCTTTCTGGTTGAAGGCGAGTTCGGCGGAGGGAGGCCGCTCAATGGTGCGCCAGGGGATTATCTCCTTTTCCCGGTTAATCAGCCGCGAAAGCTTGTAGACCAAAAGTTTAGGGACATCAGCAATCACTGCCAGACCGCCGCTCATATCGCCGTACAGGGTGCAGTAGCCCACCGCCATTTCCGACTTATTGCCGGTTGTCAGCAACAACGAGCCGAATTTGTTTGAAAAGGCCATGAGCAGATTACCACGGATCCGGGCCTGGATATTCTGCTCGGTAACGCCGGGCGGCTGATCAGGAAAAAACGGATCCAGGGTTTCAAGAAAGGCATCGAATACATAATTTATCGATATGATTTCAAAATTAATCCCCAGATTTTGCGCAAGAAGCCTTGCATCGTCAATACTCGCCTGTGATGTGTAGGGCGAGGGCAAAGCTACGCCCAGAATATTTTCCGGACCCAGCGCCCTTGCGGCAATGCTTGCTGTGAGCGCCGAATCAACGCCGCCGCTTAATCCCAGCACCCCTTTGCTGAAACCGCTTTTTGTAACATAATCCCTGGTGCCAAGAACAAGGGCTTCAAGCACCTGCGGCGTCTCATGATCATCGTCGATGGCTTCCTTTGAAGATGAAACCAGCCGCTCCGTATCAATGACCAGCATATCTTCTTCAAACTGTCTGGCCGCGGCAATGATTTCACCGTTGCTGTTCATGCAAAGGCTCAATCCTTCAAAAATCAGCGAATCCTGGCCGCCCACCTGATTGACATACAGCAGGGGAAGCTTGTTCCGAATGCAATGGGTTGCAAATATTTCACGTTTGATCCTGCCGGCGCCGATTCGAAAAGGCGATGCCGCGATGTTGATCAGAATCTCCGGCGGGCCAGCGGGATCGGCAAGCAAATCCGCCACCGGGTCCCGGTCATACAGCCTGCGGCGAAACACCGCCGGATCATTCCAGAGGTCCTCGCATATGGTAATTCCCAGCCGTAAACCGCGATACAGAAAGGTCTTACTCTCCCTGGCAGGCTCAAAATAACGGCTCTCGTCAAACACATCATAGGTGGGCAGCAACCGTTTGTGGGCGCTGGCAAGAATCCTGCCGTTTTCAAACAGAATGGCGCTGTTGTGCAGCAGCTTGCCGGTGTCTGCGGTGTGCCTGGTTATTGCGCCGCAGAGCACGGCGATATCCGTGCTGCCCTTGACCAGCAAATTCACGGCATTGTCATGGTCCTGCAAAAAAGCCGGGCGCTCAAGGAGGTCCTGGGGCGGATAGCCACTGACCGCCAGTTCCGGAAACACCGCAAGATCGCACCCGGCATTCCTGGCCTTGTCAATCCAATGAAAAATTTTATCGATATTATATTTGAAGTCCCCGATGATCGGGTTCGTTTGGATGATGGCGATTTTCATGGACGCCACTATAGCACAGTTGTTTTTCCTTTGGGTAATGAAAAAAGAAACTCACGCTGCCGGCATGTTAAAAATACAATCATTCAGACCACCGGAATGGTTTTTATCAGTTCCATCGTTTTTTCCTTTTGCAATTTGCCGATTGCACACTACAATCCCCGCATGTCAAAACAAGAACCAGTGTATCTAATAGATGGCAGCGCCTACATTTACCGCGCCTACCACGCCGTGGCGCCTCTCACCAACAGCAAGGGGCAGCCCACCCACGCGGTGTACGGCTTTACCAATATCCTGCTGCGGGTCCTACGCGAAAAAACTCCGAAATATCTGGCAATGGTCTTTGATGCCAAGGGGCCGACGTTCCGGCATGAACTCTATCCAGAATATAAAGCCAACCGTCCGCCCATGCCTGATGACCTCATCTCGCAACTGCAGCTGATCCGGGATGTGGTAAAAGCCTATAATATCACCAGTCTCGAACAACAGGGGTATGAGGCGGATGATCTCATTGCCGCCGCAGCCACCAGATTGCAAAAACTGGGAATTCCGGTGATCATCGTCTCGGGGGATAAAGACCTGCTGCAGCTGGTCTCGGAAACCGTCACGCTCTGGGACCCGATGAACAACCGCTTCATGGATCCCGAAGCGGTGCAGAAAAAATACAATGTGCCGCCGGAAAAACTCCTGGACCTGTATGCGCTGATCGGCGATTCGTCGGACAATATCCCCGGCGTCCCCGGTGTCGGCCCCAAAACCGCTGAAAAACTGATCAATCAGTTCGGTTCGCTGGAGTCGATGTATGATCAGCTCGATCAGGTGGACAAAGCCAAACTCAAAGAAAAGCTTCTTGCCAATAAAGACCAGGCCTTTAAGTCCCGTGACCTGATCCGCCTTGATATTGAAGTGCAGACCCCCACGGCTCTCGATGACTATTTGATCCCGGCGCCCGACGAACAAAAGCTCAGAGAAATATTCACGGAACTGGAATTCACCAGGCTGCTGAAAAGTGAAACCAGGAGTGAGGCCCTTTCCACGGAAGGATTTCAGCTGGTGTCATCAACCGCTGAACTTGACACACTTATCAAATCTATTGCAAATGCCGAGCTTCTGGTGCTTGACACCGAAACATCCTCGCTGGACCCGCTGGTTGCGGAGCTTGCCGGGATTTCTCTGTGTATCGATGCAAAGGAAGCCTTTTATCTGCCCATGGGGCACCGGGATGAAAACGGCGAGCTCTTCCCGGGACAACTGGATTATGACCAGACGATCAACACGCTTAAGCCAATCCTTGAGAATCCAGATCTGCCAAAGCTCTGCCATAACCTGAAATACGATTACGCAGTGCTCAAAACCCACGGAATAACCCTGGCAGGTCCCTTGCTGGATACGATGATCGCCTCCTATCTGCTGGATCCGGGCCGGAGATCCAACAAGCTTGACGACTTAAGCGAAGCCATTCTTGACCGCCGGCTTACACCCTTTGCCGAGGTCACCGAAAAAGACAAACGCTCGGACGCCTTTATCTATGTGCCGGTTGATAAAGCAAAGGATTACTCCTGCGAAGATGTGGTTGCAACCCTGCTGCTCTGGGAGGTTTTCAAACCCAAACTCAAAGAATTACATCTCTGGGAACTCTTCAGCGATCTGGAAATGCCCCTGGTGCCCATTCTCGCCGACATGGAACGAAGCGGTATTAACGTCGACCCGGCACTGCTCGCCGATCTTTCCCTGGAGTTCAGCGACAAGCTTGCCAAGCTGGAGCAGGAAATCCATACCCTTGCCGGCGAGGAATTCAATATCAACTCACCCCAGCAATTAGGGGTTATCCTCTTTGACAAGTTAA
The Pseudomonadota bacterium genome window above contains:
- the polA gene encoding DNA polymerase I, translated to MSKQEPVYLIDGSAYIYRAYHAVAPLTNSKGQPTHAVYGFTNILLRVLREKTPKYLAMVFDAKGPTFRHELYPEYKANRPPMPDDLISQLQLIRDVVKAYNITSLEQQGYEADDLIAAAATRLQKLGIPVIIVSGDKDLLQLVSETVTLWDPMNNRFMDPEAVQKKYNVPPEKLLDLYALIGDSSDNIPGVPGVGPKTAEKLINQFGSLESMYDQLDQVDKAKLKEKLLANKDQAFKSRDLIRLDIEVQTPTALDDYLIPAPDEQKLREIFTELEFTRLLKSETRSEALSTEGFQLVSSTAELDTLIKSIANAELLVLDTETSSLDPLVAELAGISLCIDAKEAFYLPMGHRDENGELFPGQLDYDQTINTLKPILENPDLPKLCHNLKYDYAVLKTHGITLAGPLLDTMIASYLLDPGRRSNKLDDLSEAILDRRLTPFAEVTEKDKRSDAFIYVPVDKAKDYSCEDVVATLLLWEVFKPKLKELHLWELFSDLEMPLVPILADMERSGINVDPALLADLSLEFSDKLAKLEQEIHTLAGEEFNINSPQQLGVILFDKLSLPLGRKTKTGYSTDVKVLEKLCTYHDLPAAVITHRNWSKLKSTYIDRLQSQIHPKTGRIHTSFNQGVTATGRLSSSNPNLQNIPIRTEEGQRIRQAFVPAQGKIFLAADYSQIDLRVFAHYSQDPALLKAFRSGQDIHSQTAAEIFRVNAAFISKEMRRVAKTINFGIVYGMSAFGLASQLNISRKEAGTFIKRYFEHFAGVKSFMEHIIEQARQDGFVTTLLHRRRLLPDINSKNKTLREFAERTAINTPIQGTAADIIKLATIKCVEAILAAGLSAKLLLQIHDELVFELPEKEAAGTGKIVKEVMESVMKLDVPLIVNLKTGTNLAET
- a CDS encoding LysR family transcriptional regulator, giving the protein MDIHHLKIFSSVYREKSFTKASSALHISQPTISEHIKNLEKELGCNLFDRLGRTIIPTKEADFLFPRALKIMEDIDRLHDDLFSTSDEIKGEIIIGASTIPGTYILPSLAVQFKKKHPGVSFEIKIEDTERITRMVLNHELLCAVVGARMEPEKLYYIPIVEDELVLVGLDTVIPDNIGSIIDLYHLPFLNREKGSGTRKIMEDFLARAGAEPDRLDIVATLGSTAAVKEAVKAGLGVSILSRLAVQEELHKGSFRILPIKGLAMKRSFYWIGHKKRTLPNQYQAFNTFITKSL
- the hisD gene encoding histidinol dehydrogenase, giving the protein MIIPPYKTVSPEGKKYLNDLLDRFQPTGSQCKDAVSEIIANVRENGEAAVLQYTRKFDSPEITGEQLKVSREELDAAESQVAAAIQETLDFAIERIRTFHLREKEESWTITGDHGTITGRLVNPVDSAGLYVPGGQGGQTPLVSSVLMNGIPAVIAGVKRIVLVTPADKHGKVNPALLLAAKKIGIREIYKIGSAWAIASLAYGTQNLRPVDVIVGPGNQYVTEAKRQVSGRVRIDMIAGPSEVLIVADETAHPAYIAADMLAQAEHDPQALAMVVTTSKNIATQVNKELEIQLGLLSRQSIARTSLKDRGVILIAEDLDEAVEIANKIAAEHLELMVADPQALLSKIRHAGAIFLGDHSPEAAGDYVAGPNHVLPTMGTARFSSALGVETFQKKSSIISYSREQLVHDAQHILRLAGLEGLTAHARSVSVRLDNPPSDK
- a CDS encoding response regulator; its protein translation is MGNILDELLGVEADRVQDTTTSELEELVKITHRDGRTHRKTQPAPEESATAAEKHLADGGGQKTLAPHADAAGTPLPAPVRKKGIPLFRFLDILKMELKNFRLEIQMADKEKGICNFVKGILVDDFFIGTPKKIINTGPKTVLLVDNDKSFLATLSASLKEYANKFTVLTAANGKLALRVLETAHVDLVVTALKMPEMDGFELMAHIQLNHSIVPFMAMSIFDFPEMHKRVNKLGGIKHLIKPIDPTELATHILEVLDAAGKESLKGSSLADFFSAQGIDMASSVIEIDFGDKTFICRIDNGLFQSAACGQLHGEQAVREILPWNNMTIKVKDIQ
- a CDS encoding NAD+ synthase; protein product: MKIAIIQTNPIIGDFKYNIDKIFHWIDKARNAGCDLAVFPELAVSGYPPQDLLERPAFLQDHDNAVNLLVKGSTDIAVLCGAITRHTADTGKLLHNSAILFENGRILASAHKRLLPTYDVFDESRYFEPARESKTFLYRGLRLGITICEDLWNDPAVFRRRLYDRDPVADLLADPAGPPEILINIAASPFRIGAGRIKREIFATHCIRNKLPLLYVNQVGGQDSLIFEGLSLCMNSNGEIIAAARQFEEDMLVIDTERLVSSSKEAIDDDHETPQVLEALVLGTRDYVTKSGFSKGVLGLSGGVDSALTASIAARALGPENILGVALPSPYTSQASIDDARLLAQNLGINFEIISINYVFDAFLETLDPFFPDQPPGVTEQNIQARIRGNLLMAFSNKFGSLLLTTGNKSEMAVGYCTLYGDMSGGLAVIADVPKLLVYKLSRLINREKEIIPWRTIERPPSAELAFNQKDQDDLPPYEILDPILAAYLEENKGMAEIIQMGFDREIVTDVVNRVNRNEYKRKQAPMGLKVTSKAFGYGRRYPTVENYSENF
- the rsmG gene encoding 16S rRNA (guanine(527)-N(7))-methyltransferase RsmG produces the protein MKPDDFLIKGLAIMGLEVDRQTISLLCRYFEELCRWNKKMNLVAQAAPEQILENHFLDSLTLLKIIESRESASLLDVGSGAGFPGLVLQAVCRELQVTLVEPRLKRVSFLKHVIRTLALQNISVLSQRLEQKQVSAIGPFSLITSRAFTDMESFLRLVDPYCAVNGKIICMKGPKAEEELLAIQHKTILSRYSLTQKVSCALPFSRAHRTLLVFTKEKNQ